In Porphyromonas cangingivalis, a genomic segment contains:
- the rpmF gene encoding 50S ribosomal protein L32, translating to MAHPKRRQSKTRTAKRRSHDHATAPTLALCPNCGAWHVYHTICGECGYYRGKIAIRMEE from the coding sequence ATGGCACATCCTAAAAGACGACAGTCAAAGACCAGAACAGCGAAGAGACGTTCGCACGATCACGCTACAGCTCCAACACTCGCACTTTGCCCCAACTGTGGTGCATGGCACGTATACCACACCATCTGTGGTGAATGTGGTTACTACAGAGGCAAGATTGCTATCCGCATGGAAGAGTAA